The genomic interval CGACACTCTGCAACGATCCGCCGGAGGTGAGCAAGCGATAGGCATCGGCCATGTGCTCTCCGCCGACCATATCGACGACGACATCGACGGGCTCCAGGTCCGCCAGGCCCGTCACCACGGCTTGCGCGCCCAACTCGAGCAGTCCGGCACGATCGGTATCCCGTCCCGCCACGGCTACCACGTGGGCGCCCGCGAGGGCCGCCAACTGTACGGCGAAACCGCCGACTCCACCGGCGGCCCCGGTGACCAGAACTCGCCGGCCCAGCAGCGGACCGGCTTGCTCGAGTGCGCGCAGGGCCGTGCCCGCCGCCACGGGCAGGGTTGCCGCGACCCCGAGGTCCACCTCCCCGGGCACCACTGCGAGGTCGCGGGTGTCGACGGCCCGTAGCTCCGCCCAGCCGCCCCGATCGCCGTAGGACACGACACGGCTGCCGACCTGTGGCCCCGAACCGTCCGCGGCCGCCTCGACGACGATGCCCGCCGCGTCGAAGCCGAGTACGGTCCCGGCCGCGCTGTGCTGGGCGAAATACAGTTCGGCCGGGTTCAGCGACGAATGGGTGACCCGCAGCAGCGCCTGACAAGACGCGGGAACGGGATCCGGTGCGGAACCCAGCGCGAGTCGGCTGGGAGTATTCGGATCGACGACGACAGCGCGCATGCGCGATACCTCCGGGTAAGTAGCCAGCCGAGCGCTGCTCGAGCCGGGTGTTGCGAAAAAAGTTGCGGCACAATCACTCCGGCACACACCGAAGTGGTGTTCGTGAAGGGCGGGCTACGCTGGAGCCTCGCTGGGCGAGTGCTTGCCGGCTTCGGTCAGGCGGTACTTGTGATCGGGCTTTCCGAATGTCGGGTGGCTGACGGCCCAGGCGGCGGTGTCGATGATCGCCGATTTGACGCGCGCGGCCGTCCGGCCGCGCAGCGCTCCGGGCTTGGCTCGCGCGGCACCGTCGACGAACTGGAACAGTCCATCCTTGCGGCCGAGGCTGATGTGGTTGCCGATGTAGGAGAACGTGGTCGGCGCGACCCTGCGCCCGGTCAGGTCACCGATGATCGCCGCTGTCGCCGCTTTGCTGGTGGGGCCCGCCGAGGCGCACGACATCGGATACGGCAGACCGTTGTCGCCGATGACGAAGGCGCTGTCACCGGCAGCGTAAACGTTCGAGTGCGAGACCGACCGCATCTGGCGGTCGACGGTGATCTGCCCGTTGGGTTCCACGCGCAGGCCACTCGCGGCGGCGATCGGGTGCGCGGCGAAGCCCGCGGCCCACACGATCGCGTCCGCGGTGAAGCCGGTGCCGTCGGCGGCGATCGCGGCAGCTTTCTCGACGCGTTCGATGGGGGCGTGCTCGTGGACGGTGATCTCGAATCGGTCGAACGCACGGCGCATGTGGCGCTGCGCCTTGGGGCCCAGCCAGCCGCCGAGTTCGCCGCGGGTGACAAGGCCGACCCGAAACCCCGGACGGGATTCGGCGAGTTCGGTGGCGGCCTCGATCGCGGTCAGATTGCCGCCGACGACCAGCACCTGCCCGCCCTCGCCGAGTTGGTCCAGGTGTGCGCGCAGGCGCAGCGCGGCCGGCCGCGCCGCGACATGGTAAGCGTGCTCGGCGACGCCCGGCACGCCGTGATCGGCGATGCTGCTGCCGAGCGCGTAGAGCAGGGTGTCGTAGCCGAGCCGACTGGTCTCGCCGCCCTCGGTGACGGTGACAGTTCGATGCTCGGGGTCGAGACCGATGACGCGGGCCAGCCGGAGCCGGATGCCGGTGCCCGCGAAGACCTTGTCCAGCGGCCGATGGCGTAGCTCCTGCCCGGCCGCGAGCTGATGCAGCCGCAACCGCTCGACGAAATCGGGTTCGGCGTTGACCACGGTGATCTCGAAATCGTCGGGGTGGAGCTGTCGCGCCAGGAATGTCGCGGAGAATGCTCCGGCGTATCCGGCCCCGAGAACGACGATGCGGTGCTTCATGGCTGAGACTCCTGTCGGATTCGTGTACTCGCCGAACAAGACACCGCTCGCCACGATTCTCTGACAGCCATCACCACTGTTGTGACCTGCCCCACACGATGTCAGGTTTTTCGGCGCGGCGGTGTCTTGTTGTCGCCCTGCGGCTCGGAAGGAGTCCCAAGTCGAAGTCGGCGAGACCGGACGGCCGAGGGTAATGGCACGGCTATCAGCCACAAGTCGGCCCTGACGGGCCGCCCGACAACATGCGGAGCGACCAATGAACATGTCCGCGGCAGGCGAATTCGGTGGGCGGCAGGCCCGCGACGAGAGTACCGGCCTCGCAGACGGCCACGCCGTCTTCGTGGCGACAAGAACCTTTGTCGCGCATCGTAATCTGCTGTTCACCGTCGCCTACGAGATACTCGGGTCCGCGGCGGATGCCGACGACGTCCTGCAGGAAACGTGGTTGCGCTGGGTCGGAGTCGATACCGTCCACGTCGAGCGCCAGCGGGCCTACCTGGTCCGGATCACCACGCGGCGAGCGCTCAACCGACTGCGCTCGGCGAAACGCCGACGTGAGGCGTATGTGGGTTCCTGGCTGCCCGAACCGCTGCTCACCGCCCCGGACGTGGCCGCCGATGTCGAACTCGCCGAGAGCGTGTCGATGGGTCTGATGGTGGTGCTCGAAACCCTGGCGCCGGCCGAGCGTGCGGTGTTCGTGCTGCGCGAGGCGTTCGGTCTCGGCTACGAGGAGATCGCCGCCGCGGTGGACAAGTCGGTGGCTGCGGTACATCAGATCGCCCACCGTGCCCGCCGCCACGTCGAGGCCCGCCGACCGCGCCGCACAGTCACCGCGGGCGAGGCGCGAGCGGTCGTCGAAGCGTTCCGTGCGGCCCTCGAGACCCGTGACCTGCAGGGCCTGCTCGACGTCCTCGCCGCCGACGTGGTGGTGATCAGTGACGGCGGCGGCATCAAACAGGCCAACCCGCGGCCCGTCATCGGCGCGGAGAAGGTCGCGCGGTTCATCGTCACGGGCTTGACCAAACACAACATCGCACTGACGGTCACCACGACCGCGATCAACGCCGGGCCCGCGCTGGCGCTGCACATCGACGGAGAACTCGACGGGGTTCTCGCCGTACGCGTCGAAGACACCCGCATCACCGGTCTCTACTTCGTCCGCAACCCGCACAAACTGACCCATATCGATACCGAAAACCCACTCACCCTGCACTGACACCAGCCACCATTCGACGGTTGAAGGATTAGGCATGATCGCGCGAGCACCGCTGAGCCCCAGCTCATTTCCGTCCCGATGGCCGACTGTGATCAGCGCGGTCATCGTGCTCACCGCGGTGACCAGCGCACTATTGGTTGCCTTCGCCTGGCCCTCGGTGCGGTCCTCGGTGCACGACGTCCCGATCGCTGTCGCCGGACCGGCGCCCGCAGCCGCCCAGATCCGGACCGCGCTGCAACAGCGAGCACCGGACGCGTTCGACATCACCGAAGTCGCCGACACCGCCCGCGCAGAAGAACTCATTCGCGACCGGCAGGTGTACGGAGCCGTGGACCTCACCTCCGGCTCCCCGCAGATCCTCATCGCTTCCGCCGCCGGCACCGCAGTGGCCCAAACCTTGCAGACCATGGCGAACGGGCTCGGACACGACAGCACTGCGGCTACGCCGATGCCGGTCCGAGACCTCGCCGCACTCCCCGCGGCCGACCCGCGCGGCGCCGGCCTCGCCGCGGGCGCACTCCCGCTGGTCATGGGCGGACTGCTCGCCGCGGTGGTGCTCACCCGGCTCGTCCGCGGCACCGACCGCCGCGTCGTCGGGGCGTCGCTCTTCGCCATCACCGGTGGCCTGGCGATCGCGGGGATACTGCAATTCTGGTTCGGCTCGCTGAGCGGCTGCTATCTCGCCAACGCCGGTGCCATCGCCGTGAGCATCGCGGCCACCTCCGTGACCATCCTCGGACTCGAATCGACATTCGGGTACGCCGGGATCGGAATCGGTGCCGTCATCATGATGCTCATCGGCAACCCGCTCTCGGGAACCGCCACCGCTCCGGAGATGCTGCCCGGCTGGTCCGGCGCACTCGGACAGTTACTGCCACCCGGGGCGGGCGGCCGGCTACTGCGCTCGACCGCGTTCTTCGACGGCCGCGGGGCGGCATCGGCCGTCGCTGTCCTGGTCGCCTGGATCCTACTGGGCATTGCACTGTGCGCTGTCGGCACCGTGCGCGCACACCGCCGACGTGGACTTCGGCACGAACCACCTGCATCAGCAGCGGCCGAAGACGCTGTCCTGCGGTGACAGAGCAAACCTGGGATCTCCCCGCTCGGGTATCTCCCAGTCTCCGCACATCCGACTGTCAGTGATTCGGGTCACGGTGTGTCATGGATCGGCGGCCTGCGGTGTCTTGTTGCCAGCCATCGTCGACGAGCAGGAGGCCAGGAAGCAATGAGTACTGTGCTGCGCGGTGCGGATGCGGCGGACCAGCGCTATCACGCGGCCGCATTCGTCAAACGCTCCATCAACAAGGTCTTTCCCACGCACTGGTCGTTTCTGCTCGGTGAGATCGCCCTGTACAGCTTCATCATCCTGCTGCTGTCGGGTGTGTACCTGACGTTGTTCTTCGACCCGTCGATGAGCGAGGTCGTCTACGACGGCGCGTATCAGCCTTTGCGGGGACTGACCATGTCGCGGGCCTACGAGTCGGCACTGAACATCAGTTTCGAGGTCCGCGGCGGATTGTTCGTGCGGCAGCTGCACCATTGGACAGCGCTGCTGTTCGTAGCGTCGATGATCGTGCACATGTGCCGGATATTCTTCACCGGCGCGTTCCGCCGCCCGCGTGAAATCACCTGGGTCCTCGGCTCGCTGCTGCTGATACTCGCCCTGTTCGAAGGCTTCTTCGGCTATTCGCTGCCCGACGACCTGCTGTCGGGTACCGGGCTGCGCGCGGCGTTCTCCGGCATCACGCTGTCGATCCCCGTGGTCGGCACCTGGCTGCACTGGATGCTGTTCGACGGCGACTTCCCCGGGACCCTCATCATTCCGCGCCTGTACATCACCCATGTCCTGCTGTTCCCCGCGATCATGTCGGCGCTGGTCATCGCCCACATCGGCATCGTCTGGTACCAGAAGCACACCCAGTTCCCCGGCCCGGCACGCACCGAGAACAACGTGGTGGGAACGCGGATCGTGCCGGTGTTCTCCCTCGACCAGAGCGCGTTCTTCATGTTCACCCTCGCGACGGTCGCGTTGATGGGCGGCCTGCTCCAGATCAACCCGATCTGGAATATGGGCCCCTACAACCCCTCCCAGGTGTCGGCGGGTTCGCAACCGGACTTCTACATGATGTGGACCGACGGCATGGTCCGCCTGATGCCGCCGTGGGAAATCTATCTGGGGCGCTACACGATTCCGGCCCCTTTCTGGGTCGCCCTGATGATGGCGCTCGTGCTCGCCGTCCTGATCGCGTATCCGTGGATCGAGAAGCGGCTGTCGAAGGACACCGCGCATCACAATCTGCTGCAACGGCCACGAGATGTCCCGGTGCGCACCGCGATCGGAGCCATGGCACTGACCTTCTATCTGGTGCTGACCCTGGCGTGCGTCAACGACATCATCGCGTTGCAGTTCCATGTCTCGCTCAACGCGACCACCTGGTTCTTCCGCATCGCAGTACTGCTCGGCCCGCCGATCTCCTACTACCTCGCCTACCGGATGTGCCTGGGCCTGCAACGCAGCGACCGCGCCGTACTCGAACACGGCATCGAAACGGGCCTGCTCAAACGGTTGCCACACGGCGAGTACATCGAGATGCACCAGCCGCTCGGGCCGGCCGACGAGCACGGCCACCCGGCCCGGCTGGAATACCAGGGCGCGCCGGTGCGGAAAAAGATGAACGCGCTCGGCGCGGCCGGCAAGCCCGGCCGAGGATCGTTCCTGCGCCCCGACCCCGAGTCCGAGGCCCAGCGCCTCGCGGCGTCCGAACATGCCGAGGAGAGTCGGCAACTGGCCGTGCTGCGCCAGATCCAGCGGCACCGAAACAATGTGGGGAGCGGCGAATGAGGCCGCGCGCTCGTGGCGCCGCAACTACCGCCTACGACTACGGCTTGCTGTTCCCGGTGGCGACAACCGCCACCGAGGACGCCGCTCACTACATCCGCGACATGCTCCGCGCCAGCGGAATCCGCGCCACGACAGCCCGATCCCAGATGCGGAGCGGGTGCCTGCGGGTACTTGTGTTCCCTGAGGACGCGGCCTGCGCCTACGACCTGATCTGCAAATACACCACCGAGTAATGCTCCGCTGACATACCAGCCGCGGCAGCAGTGGTGTGGCACACGCCACCACGGCCCGGCGTCACACGCCTCCTGCCGGCGGTGTCTGGTTTCGATCGAATACACCCTTCGGGCGAACGGCTCGGCCGCATCGAGGACCAATCGGCACGCCCGCAAGCCATGAGGAGAAGCTCATGAACCTCGCTCTCTGGATCGTCGCAGGGCTACTCGCGGCGCTCGCCTTGTCCGGTGGCGCGACCAAGACCTTCATGCCGAAGAACAAGCTGGACGAATTGGGCGCGAAGTCCGGCGGCGGCTGGACCCAGCACGCCAGCGCGGGGTTCGTCAGAACCCTCGGGGTCCTCGAGATACTGGCCGCGGCAGGCTTCACCCTGCCCGCTGTGCTCGACATCGCACCGATCATGGTGGCGGTGACCGCGGTCTGCTGGATCCTGTTGATGATCGGCGCGATGGCCACCCACGCCCGCTACGGACAGTACAGATATGTCGCGCTGAACCTGGTCTACCTCGCCCTGGCGGCCTTCGTCGCCTGGGGCCGGTTCGGCCCCGAGTCCTTCATCGGCTGACCCCGGCGACGCCGGATACACTGCGGGCGGCATGCGCCGAAACCGTCGATGCCCACCGCGCGACCGGCGACGAGCGCCCGAATGACCTGTGAGGAGCCATTGTTCAGAATCTGCACGGCAGCC from Nocardia wallacei carries:
- a CDS encoding zinc-binding dehydrogenase: MRAVVVDPNTPSRLALGSAPDPVPASCQALLRVTHSSLNPAELYFAQHSAAGTVLGFDAAGIVVEAAADGSGPQVGSRVVSYGDRGGWAELRAVDTRDLAVVPGEVDLGVAATLPVAAGTALRALEQAGPLLGRRVLVTGAAGGVGGFAVQLAALAGAHVVAVAGRDTDRAGLLELGAQAVVTGLADLEPVDVVVDMVGGEHMADAYRLLTSGGSLQSVGWASGQPAVLPVGSTLGYPRPVSIASVYNGSGLDDRRRQLEILVGLVATGALRPVIVWRDSWTEMEAAVAAHRAHSLRGKAVFDIAAPRS
- a CDS encoding NAD(P)/FAD-dependent oxidoreductase translates to MKHRIVVLGAGYAGAFSATFLARQLHPDDFEITVVNAEPDFVERLRLHQLAAGQELRHRPLDKVFAGTGIRLRLARVIGLDPEHRTVTVTEGGETSRLGYDTLLYALGSSIADHGVPGVAEHAYHVAARPAALRLRAHLDQLGEGGQVLVVGGNLTAIEAATELAESRPGFRVGLVTRGELGGWLGPKAQRHMRRAFDRFEITVHEHAPIERVEKAAAIAADGTGFTADAIVWAAGFAAHPIAAASGLRVEPNGQITVDRQMRSVSHSNVYAAGDSAFVIGDNGLPYPMSCASAGPTSKAATAAIIGDLTGRRVAPTTFSYIGNHISLGRKDGLFQFVDGAARAKPGALRGRTAARVKSAIIDTAAWAVSHPTFGKPDHKYRLTEAGKHSPSEAPA
- a CDS encoding RNA polymerase sigma-70 factor — translated: MNMSAAGEFGGRQARDESTGLADGHAVFVATRTFVAHRNLLFTVAYEILGSAADADDVLQETWLRWVGVDTVHVERQRAYLVRITTRRALNRLRSAKRRREAYVGSWLPEPLLTAPDVAADVELAESVSMGLMVVLETLAPAERAVFVLREAFGLGYEEIAAAVDKSVAAVHQIAHRARRHVEARRPRRTVTAGEARAVVEAFRAALETRDLQGLLDVLAADVVVISDGGGIKQANPRPVIGAEKVARFIVTGLTKHNIALTVTTTAINAGPALALHIDGELDGVLAVRVEDTRITGLYFVRNPHKLTHIDTENPLTLH
- a CDS encoding cytochrome b; this translates as MSTVLRGADAADQRYHAAAFVKRSINKVFPTHWSFLLGEIALYSFIILLLSGVYLTLFFDPSMSEVVYDGAYQPLRGLTMSRAYESALNISFEVRGGLFVRQLHHWTALLFVASMIVHMCRIFFTGAFRRPREITWVLGSLLLILALFEGFFGYSLPDDLLSGTGLRAAFSGITLSIPVVGTWLHWMLFDGDFPGTLIIPRLYITHVLLFPAIMSALVIAHIGIVWYQKHTQFPGPARTENNVVGTRIVPVFSLDQSAFFMFTLATVALMGGLLQINPIWNMGPYNPSQVSAGSQPDFYMMWTDGMVRLMPPWEIYLGRYTIPAPFWVALMMALVLAVLIAYPWIEKRLSKDTAHHNLLQRPRDVPVRTAIGAMALTFYLVLTLACVNDIIALQFHVSLNATTWFFRIAVLLGPPISYYLAYRMCLGLQRSDRAVLEHGIETGLLKRLPHGEYIEMHQPLGPADEHGHPARLEYQGAPVRKKMNALGAAGKPGRGSFLRPDPESEAQRLAASEHAEESRQLAVLRQIQRHRNNVGSGE
- a CDS encoding DoxX family protein — protein: MNLALWIVAGLLAALALSGGATKTFMPKNKLDELGAKSGGGWTQHASAGFVRTLGVLEILAAAGFTLPAVLDIAPIMVAVTAVCWILLMIGAMATHARYGQYRYVALNLVYLALAAFVAWGRFGPESFIG